The nucleotide window AATGTGTTCGAATTTGAAAGCACAAGCAGCTGGTTGTACAGTGGTGTTCAAGCGAATACTCAAATTTTGGAAGATATTCAAAGCAGTATTGTGAAGTAATACAAAAAACAACCCCTACGAAACAGTAGATTAAACGCTTTGATGCCACGAGCATCAGAGCGTTTTTTTGTTTTTTGAACAGATATGGATATATAATAACGAGGAAGTACCGTAAGTGAACCATGTTTAACGTTACACGAGCAGGGAAGGGGATATTTACATATGTATACATTGGATCCACGTGAAATAACGGGAAGAGACAACTATAAGCTCATGAGCGGTTCGGTGGTGCCACGTCCGATCGCTTTTGTGACGACACGTTCAGATGAGAATGGTGCAATTAATGCAGCGCCTTTCAGTTTCTTCAATGTGGTTAGTTCGGACCCACCGCTGTTATCCATATCCATTGCACGTAAAGACGGGATCATGAAAGATACTGCACGCAATGTGCTTGCTCATAAGGAGCTGGTCGTGCATATCTGTGATGAAGCAATCATAGCCGAAGTGAATGAGACAGCAGCCATACTGGAGCCCCACGAAAGTGAGCTTGAGCGGACAAAACTTACTACAGTGCCAAGTACCAAAGTTTCAGTTCCGGGAATTCAGGAAGCACTCATTCGGATGGAGTGCGAGCTGTATCAGCATATTCCCATTACGAATGATGAGGGCAAACCGGCGAGTGATCTGCTGCTAGTACGCATTGTGCAGTATCATTTCAGCGAGCAAGTCTATAATTCTGATAAGGGCTATATCTTGATGGATCATTTGAAACCGGTCAGCCGGCTGGCGGGTAATGATTATGCCAAACTTGGGGAGAGATTCACGATAATTCGGCCTGAATAGTTCTGACAGATCGTATATGTAATATAGGAATGGGTGTAACCCTGTATCAAAGGCGGACAGCACATGCGTAAAACGCATAGGTTGTCCGTCTTTGCTTGTTAATGTGAACATAAACGGGACAGGTAGTGAATAGACTTGTACTATATCCTGCACATGTCATATGAACCTATTTTATATATAGGTTGTTTAAAAAGCCTACTTTTGAACACGTACTATAAGGGGGTTAAGCCAATGAGCCAGCTTGAGGGAACTATAGGCGCAAGTATTATGGGGATAGGGACGGCCTTGCCAGCCCACCGTATTGAGCAAAAGGATGTGTCTGCCCGTCTCGCGCAAGCGCTGGAACATGAGCCAGATGCGAGAAGGTGGGCGAAACGAATCTTTAATCAGTGCGGTGTGGAGACTCGGTATACGTGTGAACCGAATCTGCTTGAGCCTGTTGATTCTTGCCGATATTTACCCTTTACCAATGCGGACGAGGTTCCGACTACATCCGAGCGTATGGGCAAATACAAAGCTGCTGCTGTTCCACTTGGTCTCGAGGCGGCCGGACAGGCCCTTCGGGATGCAGACGTAACGTCCTCGGAACTTACACATCTCATTACGGTGAGTTGCACGGGGCAATTCCTGCCCGGACTTGATGTTCGGCTGATCCAACAGCTTGAACTGTCACCGCAGATCAACCGGATTCCACTGGTGTTTCAAGGATGTGCAGCCGGTCTGAAGGCGATCCAACTGGCGAATTCCATTGTAACGACAGATCAGAAGGCTACAGTTCTCATCGTGTGTGTGGAACTATGTACACTTCACTTTCAGCCATCTGCCAAACGGGACGACCTGTATGCTGC belongs to Paenibacillus sp. FSL H8-0079 and includes:
- a CDS encoding type III polyketide synthase — its product is MSQLEGTIGASIMGIGTALPAHRIEQKDVSARLAQALEHEPDARRWAKRIFNQCGVETRYTCEPNLLEPVDSCRYLPFTNADEVPTTSERMGKYKAAAVPLGLEAAGQALRDADVTSSELTHLITVSCTGQFLPGLDVRLIQQLELSPQINRIPLVFQGCAAGLKAIQLANSIVTTDQKATVLIVCVELCTLHFQPSAKRDDLYAASFFGDGASACVIGASGTDRNECFRLGRGHSTLLPDCAEEMIWEVGNTGFDLYLSPQIPKLLGLHLGPEVERLLGGSGLPDIWAIHPGGRGIVDAVQKLYQLTDEQVSYSRNILRDYGNLSSVTILFVLQAIREDYRQKEEHSSGIALAFGPGLTAELLPFTYIPVPVANRTPVNHGI
- a CDS encoding flavin reductase family protein, whose translation is MYTLDPREITGRDNYKLMSGSVVPRPIAFVTTRSDENGAINAAPFSFFNVVSSDPPLLSISIARKDGIMKDTARNVLAHKELVVHICDEAIIAEVNETAAILEPHESELERTKLTTVPSTKVSVPGIQEALIRMECELYQHIPITNDEGKPASDLLLVRIVQYHFSEQVYNSDKGYILMDHLKPVSRLAGNDYAKLGERFTIIRPE